The Candidatus Neomarinimicrobiota bacterium DNA window ACCTTCTTCAACAACATTTTTAATCGCATTTTCTATATTTTTATTACCACCGACTTCTATAATCTCTGTACTATATTTTACTGGATAGGTCACTTTTTTAGCAATTACTCCAGCTACCACAAGTCCAGCAGTCAATCGTCCTGAAAAATGTCCACCTCCTCTATAATCATTGTACCCACCATATTTCTTAAAAGCTACGAAATCGGCATGACCTGGTCTTGGAAGGTATCTTAACTTATCGTAATCCTGAGACCTAATATTTTTATTCTCAAGAATAATTGTAATCGGTGCGCCAGTGGTCTTATTATTAAATACACCAGACAGGATTATGGGTCTATCTTCTTCCTTTCTTGGTGTTGTTCCTATTCCTCCTCCTCGACGTCTCGATAGGTCGATAATAAAATCACTCTCATTTAATTCAATTCCTGCCGGACATCCGTCAATAACAATGCCAACTGATTTTCCATGGGATTCACCAAAAATATTTACCCTAAAAATTCTCCCAAAACTATTCATTTTATTTTTGCTCCCAGACTTTTTAAATCATCGAAAAAATTCGGATATGATTTCTCAACTGCCTCTGAGTTTTCAATTTCAACTCCTTTTACAGAAACCAATCCTGCTACCGCACATGCCATCGCTATCCTATGATCATCGTGGGAAAAAACTCTCCCACCCTCTACATTACCTCCCTTAATCTTCATAACATCATCTATTATCTCAATAGCAATACCGACTTTAGCAAACTCATTTTTAAGCGCAGTAGCTCTATTCGACTCTTTGTATACAAGCCTACTAACTCCTTTTATTTCAGATACTCCATTACATGCAGAGGCAAGTGCAACAAGTGGTGGGAAAAGGTCAGGGCATTCAGTTGCATCAAACTCAAAAGGTAATAAATTATTTTTCTTTATTTTTACTTTGCCCTCGTTAGTATCAACATCTGCACCAGCTTTTTTTAATACATCAATGATGGCTCTATCTGCCTGATATGAATTCATATTTATATTTTCCACCTCAACATATCCAGCCAATGCACCAGCAACAAGAATAAACGAAGCTCCGCTCCAGTCTCCCTCAACATTATACCTGTCTCCTCTGTATTTTTGCCCACCTTTAATTATAAATCTTTCATAATTATAATTATCGACAAACACGCCAAAATCACTTAAAACTTCAAGAGTCATGCCGATGTAAGGTTTGCTCTTTAAATTTTCAACATATATAAAAGAATCCTTCTCTATAAGAGGCAGTGCAAATAGAAGCCCCGTTAAAAATTGCGAACTAATAGAGCCATCAACGTATACCTCACCACCCTTTAGAGGTCCCTTTATCTTTATAGGCGGTTTACCATTATTATCAATGAAACTTACACCGAGTTCTTCGAAGCTTTTTCGCATGAAATCCACTGGTCTATTTAATAGCGTACCCTTCCCAGTTACTGTAATCTCCTTATCAGTTAGAGCTACAACTGGAGAAAACAACCTGAGGCACAGTCCACTTTCATAGCAATTCAAAACTTCATCTCCAACATTTAACTTTCCATCAGTTCCTTTTACAAATACCAGTTCACTTTCAACATTGACCGATGCACCAAGTTTTTTGGCTATTTCAATTGCGGCAAGTCCATCTTTACAAAATGAAGGATTGGAAATGATCGATTCACCTCCTGCTAAAGTCGATGCGGCTACAGCCCTTATCATCATGCTTTTTGAAGGTGGAGCCTTTATCCTACCTCTTACTTCTGATGGCGAAATTAATCTCTTCATACAATCTATCCACTACACTATCAATACTCTTATTTTCATTTAAAATTACAAGGTCAGCTACATCAAAATAATATTCTAATCTGCTTTTGAAAAGCTCATGTGCTTTTTTATATTGATCCTTAACGTTTAAAAGTGGTCTCGTATCACCTCTAACCCTTTTTAATGACTCATCGATTGAATTAACAATCCAGATATTAAAGCATTTATCCTTCAATAGTTTCCTATTTTTCTCCCTGACTATAATACCACCTCCACATGAGATAATCTTTCTCTTACCCAAATTCTCACTGATTGCGTTACTTTCATATTCCCTGAATTTATTTTCCCCTTCAATCTGAAAGATATCTTTTATCATTTTCCCCGTTTTTTCCTCGATAAAGTCATCAAGATCGACAAATTCCCAGCCCAGTCTCTTCGATAGCAACCTCCCTACTGCGCTCTTCCCGGTTGCCATAAATCCAATTATACATATGGTATTTATTTCCTTTTTTAAATTCATTATCCCATTTATAATTTTGTCATCAAGCTCTGGTTTTATCCCAACAAACTTTTCAAAAGCAGGAATTGATTGTCCAATCAGCCAGTAAAAACTATTCATCACGACACATTTCTTACTGTTATCCAATTCCTGGAATATAGAGTTTTTATAATTAACATCCATCAAAAGCTTATTTTTATCAACCCACTCTTTTTTAATAAGATTTATTTTTTGTGGTAGAGCTGAGATTACAATATCAGAGTTCCTGACTACCCATTCAAGGTTTTCCAGCGGAGACCATGAGCAACCCAATTTTATTGCAAATTCAGCAGCCTTTTTTTCAGTCCTATTTAACAATATTACCTCGGCACCCATACTTTTAAGAACATAGGCACATGTTCTGCCAGCACCGCCAAGTCCAATAATCGCTACTTTTTTCTCCTTGATATCAATACCGTATCTATTAAAAACAAATTTAACTCCATCTATATCGGTATTGTATCCATATAATTTACCATCTTTTTTAATTACAGTATTTACAGAATTCAGAAATCGTGCGTCATCATTTATATCATCAATAATTGAAATTATACTCTCTTTAAAAGGTGATGTAACATTTATACCATTAAGTAATAAAAGATCAAACAACAATTTAACTTCAATAACATCATCTACAGCTATTCTGGTATAGTACCCCTTAATATCATAAATTTTAAAATATGTACCCATTATGTCAGGGCTTTTACTATGAATTATAGGATTGCCTATTACACCAAAATATTTCATAAATATTTCTTTAAACTTATCATCATCTCTTCATAGGTCTGGTAATCTATCTGACCATCAGCAGTTGTTAAATTAACTGCATAAGAAGTATACATAAAAGGAGCCCCAAGAAATGGAGCAGCTATTCTAGTTATTTTCCCGATTTCACCCATTCCGAAGGCTATTAATTTCTTAGATTCAACCTCATATAACGATAATATCCTTGAGACATCTTCAGTCTCATTTACTTTTGTTACTACCTTTACAAGATCTGCTCCTTTTTTCAAGGCATGCCTTATAATATTTACTAGTTCTCTTCTTGTGTTTGTATAGCTAAAATTATGATATGATAATATCAAGTTTGTATTATGAGCTTTTGTATACTCCTTAAAAATATCTATCAATTTTCCATCTTCAAAAATATCCAGATCAATATATCTTACTGAAGCAATCATTGCATCAATAAAATAATCTTCCTTATTGCGAACATTATACCCTCTGTAAGTAACGATTAAATTTTTATATCTTGAAATAATATTCGAGTATTCGGATTTATCATTAATGAGATCCAACCTCAATTCAATAAGATAGCCTTTTCTAACCAAGGCACCAATTATTTTTGCATCAAGAAATGGCAAACTGACGCAAATCATTCAAGACTCTTTTTAGTTCATGAAAGCTTATTTTTTTTATTTTACTTCTGCCAATTTCTTCTAACAGAACAAGATTTATAAAATCTGTTTCTTTCTTCTTATCTTTTTTTATATTATCGATAATAAGGTCAATATCAAACTCAGCCTCCACTGGCAGGTCAAATTTTTTTATCATTTCAATTACTTCAAATGTATCACCTTTACTAAATCCGAGAAGCAACTCTGAAATCTCCGTCTCAATTTTCATGCCTATGCTTATCGCTTTTCCATGACTTATACCTGTTATTCTTTCAAGTGCATGCCCTATTGTATGTCCAAAATTCAACTTACGACGTTCGTATGATTCTTTCTCATCACGGGAAACAATATCAGCCTTTATTCTGACACACCTTTCGACAATATGTGAAATCACATCCTGATTAAGGTTCTTTGCTTTTTCACAATTTAACCTTAAATAATCAAATAAATCTCTATCAGCAATTAAAGCGTATTTTATAATTTCAGCAAACCCGTTAATTAGCTCCTCTCGAGGCAGTGTATTCAACATCTCTATATCACAAATAACAAATTCTGGCTGATTTATAGTCCCAACTATATTTTTATATCCCCGAAAATTGACACCGTTCTTGCCGCCAACGCTGGCATCTACCTGTCCTAGAAGAGTGGTCGAAACAAAACCAAATTTCAAACCCCTCATATACGTCGAAGCAACAAAACCAACCACATCAGTTGTAATACCTCCCCCAATTCCAACAATAAACCATGATCGGTCTATCCCCTTTTCGAGTAAATCATGGTAAATTGGTATTATTCCATTTATAGATTTATTATCCTCCTTCGGTTCAAATAAGATAACCTCTTTTCCAATGTTTTTGTCAATTATATCTTTATAAATATTATAAACATTGGCATCCACAATCAGAATTGTATCCTCAGGAATATACTCTTTTAAATTTCTGATACTCTCCCCAACTAATAATAATGATGTTTTTGCTTTCGTCTTTACATTTACTTTTTTTATCATATTAACTCCGTATTAATCAATTGGAATTACCTTTAATTTTATAAATACATCTATATAATATATTAATTTCTTTCATCAATTTTTTAAATTGCTCGGGATTTAACTGTTGGTCCTTATCACTCAAAGCCTCAGGTGGATTATAATGAACCTCTATCATTAGTCCATCAGCACCAGCAGCTATTGCAGCAAGGCTCATAGGCGATATGAGTTCTATTCTACCTGTTCCATGAGATGGATCAACAACAACAGGAAGATGAGATATGCTTTTGACCGCAGGTACAATACTCAAATCAAGAGTATTTCGTGTATAGTTTTCGAAAGTCCTTATGCCCCTTTCACATAAAATAACATTCGGATTTCCTTCTGACAATATGTACTCTGCGCAATTTAGCCACTCACTCATTGTGGAGTACATTCCTCGTTTCAATAACACCGGTT harbors:
- a CDS encoding chorismate synthase, which codes for MNSFGRIFRVNIFGESHGKSVGIVIDGCPAGIELNESDFIIDLSRRRGGGIGTTPRKEEDRPIILSGVFNNKTTGAPITIILENKNIRSQDYDKLRYLPRPGHADFVAFKKYGGYNDYRGGGHFSGRLTAGLVVAGVIAKKVTYPVKYSTEIIEVGGNKNIENAIKNVVEEGDSVGGVVECRIDDVPIGLGEPFFDSVESLISHIVFSIPGIKGIEFGAGFRSAGMRGSEHNDIIEDINGKTATNNAGGINGGITNGNPVVFRVAVKPTSSISKSQDTTNLITGKKEKIKVKGRHDACIALRMPVILEAASAIVFADLMLIEQRVKRIF
- the aroA gene encoding 3-phosphoshikimate 1-carboxyvinyltransferase, which encodes MKRLISPSEVRGRIKAPPSKSMMIRAVAASTLAGGESIISNPSFCKDGLAAIEIAKKLGASVNVESELVFVKGTDGKLNVGDEVLNCYESGLCLRLFSPVVALTDKEITVTGKGTLLNRPVDFMRKSFEELGVSFIDNNGKPPIKIKGPLKGGEVYVDGSISSQFLTGLLFALPLIEKDSFIYVENLKSKPYIGMTLEVLSDFGVFVDNYNYERFIIKGGQKYRGDRYNVEGDWSGASFILVAGALAGYVEVENINMNSYQADRAIIDVLKKAGADVDTNEGKVKIKKNNLLPFEFDATECPDLFPPLVALASACNGVSEIKGVSRLVYKESNRATALKNEFAKVGIAIEIIDDVMKIKGGNVEGGRVFSHDDHRIAMACAVAGLVSVKGVEIENSEAVEKSYPNFFDDLKSLGAKIK
- a CDS encoding NAD(P)-binding domain-containing protein codes for the protein MKYFGVIGNPIIHSKSPDIMGTYFKIYDIKGYYTRIAVDDVIEVKLLFDLLLLNGINVTSPFKESIISIIDDINDDARFLNSVNTVIKKDGKLYGYNTDIDGVKFVFNRYGIDIKEKKVAIIGLGGAGRTCAYVLKSMGAEVILLNRTEKKAAEFAIKLGCSWSPLENLEWVVRNSDIVISALPQKINLIKKEWVDKNKLLMDVNYKNSIFQELDNSKKCVVMNSFYWLIGQSIPAFEKFVGIKPELDDKIINGIMNLKKEINTICIIGFMATGKSAVGRLLSKRLGWEFVDLDDFIEEKTGKMIKDIFQIEGENKFREYESNAISENLGKRKIISCGGGIIVREKNRKLLKDKCFNIWIVNSIDESLKRVRGDTRPLLNVKDQYKKAHELFKSRLEYYFDVADLVILNENKSIDSVVDRLYEEINFAIRSKR
- a CDS encoding type I 3-dehydroquinate dehydratase — protein: MICVSLPFLDAKIIGALVRKGYLIELRLDLINDKSEYSNIISRYKNLIVTYRGYNVRNKEDYFIDAMIASVRYIDLDIFEDGKLIDIFKEYTKAHNTNLILSYHNFSYTNTRRELVNIIRHALKKGADLVKVVTKVNETEDVSRILSLYEVESKKLIAFGMGEIGKITRIAAPFLGAPFMYTSYAVNLTTADGQIDYQTYEEMMISLKKYL
- the aroB gene encoding 3-dehydroquinate synthase is translated as MIKKVNVKTKAKTSLLLVGESIRNLKEYIPEDTILIVDANVYNIYKDIIDKNIGKEVILFEPKEDNKSINGIIPIYHDLLEKGIDRSWFIVGIGGGITTDVVGFVASTYMRGLKFGFVSTTLLGQVDASVGGKNGVNFRGYKNIVGTINQPEFVICDIEMLNTLPREELINGFAEIIKYALIADRDLFDYLRLNCEKAKNLNQDVISHIVERCVRIKADIVSRDEKESYERRKLNFGHTIGHALERITGISHGKAISIGMKIETEISELLLGFSKGDTFEVIEMIKKFDLPVEAEFDIDLIIDNIKKDKKKETDFINLVLLEEIGRSKIKKISFHELKRVLNDLRQFAIS
- the aroF gene encoding 3-deoxy-7-phosphoheptulonate synthase — encoded protein: MKDIKLALKSSGKEKTIIEVDGVRIGQDLLVIAGPCSVENEYQLMKTAEAVKEAGANVLRGGAFKPRTSPYSFQGLGLTGLKLLEKAKREFGIPVITEVIDSRDVNWICEYVDILQIGARNMQNFSLLKEVGKVDKPVLLKRGMYSTMSEWLNCAEYILSEGNPNVILCERGIRTFENYTRNTLDLSIVPAVKSISHLPVVVDPSHGTGRIELISPMSLAAIAAGADGLMIEVHYNPPEALSDKDQQLNPEQFKKLMKEINILYRCIYKIKGNSN